One Setaria italica strain Yugu1 chromosome II, Setaria_italica_v2.0, whole genome shotgun sequence DNA segment encodes these proteins:
- the LOC101764124 gene encoding keratin-associated protein 5-1, with translation MGEQVAVVLEPPRPKSPPRYPDLCGRRRLQLELQILNREVDFLKDELQSLEGVPPVSRSCKEVNEFVGTKQDPLLPIEKKRHRSCGLFWWIGSKLCICVPWICCSCQCLPKCKRPCCFDCSCCSCPDVSCCKPSCKSCNKPCCGPNSCSCCNVSCCKPDCPSCSPSCSSCCKPNCSSCCSPSCCKPNCSTCCKPNCGSCCKPKCSCFGLPSCCKFQCSPNCCTCTMPSCSGCNPCGSCKGCCSCPSDCCNRKPNCSCFSAQCCSCAECYSCTCPSCSSCFSCFGCFKSWKCSNLFGGCCSCKQCFKCQSSCCKGAPSCCKCQSSCCEGEDGSSCCWRSCCSVPKPSCPGCSCGCVWSCKKCTEGCRCSGCRNPCCATGCLC, from the exons ATGGGGGAGCAGGTGGCTGTGGTGCTGGAGCCGCCGCGGCCCAAGTCGCCGCCGAGGTACCCGGACTtgtgcggccgccgccggctgcagcTGGAGCTCCAGATCCTCAACCGCGAGGTCGACTTCCTCAAG GACGAGCTACAATCACTTGAAGGAGTTCCACCAGTTTCTAGAAGCTGTAAAGA GGTAAATGAGTTTGTTGGTACAAAACAAGATCCCCTACTACCAAT AGAGAAAAAGAGGCACAGATCCTGCGGTCTTTTTTGGTGGATCGG ATCAAAATTGTGCATATGCGTGCCATGGATCTGCTGCTCCTGCCAGTGCTTGCCCAAGTGCAAAAGGCCATGTTGCTTCGATTGCTCTTGCTGTTCATGCCCTGATGTGTCGTGCTGCAAGCCTAGCTGCAAATCTTGCAACAAGCCGTGCTGCGGGCCGAACAGCTGCTCATGTTGTAACGTGTCCTGCTGCAAACCTGATTGCCCATCCTGTAGTCCAAGCTGCAGCTCGTGCTGCAAACCAAACTGCAGCTCATGTTGCAGTCCGTCGTGCTGCAAACCAAACTGCAGCACGTGCTGCAAACCGAACTGCGGCTCATGCTGCAAACCAAAATGCAGCTGCTTTGGGCTCCCCTCATGCTGCAAGTTCCAGTGCAGCCCAAACTGCTGCACCTGTACCATGCCGAGCTGCTCCGGCTGCAACCCCTGCGGCAGTTGCAAGGGGTGCTGCTCATGCCCCAGCGACTGCTGCAACCGCAAGCCAAACTGCAGCTGCTTCAGCGCACAATGTTGCAGTTGCGCGGAATGCTACTCCTGCACCTGCCCCAGTTGCTCCAGCTGCTTCAGTTGCTTCGGGTGCTTTAAATCGTGGAAGTGCTCGAACCTGTTCGGGGGGTGCTGCTCCTGCAAGCAGTGCTTCAAGTGCCAGTCCTCGTGCTGCAAGGGGGCACCCTCCTGCTGCAAGTGCCAGTCGTCTTGCTGCGAGGGTGAAGacggcagcagctgctgctggagATCGTGCTGCAGCGTTCCGAAGCCTTCGTGCCCCGGGTGCTCGTGCGGGTGTGTTTGGTCGTGCAAGAAGTGTACAGAAGGGTGTCGATGTTCTGGGTGCCGGAATCCGTGCTGTGCCACCGGATGCTTGTGCTGA
- the LOC105913850 gene encoding uncharacterized protein LOC105913850 → MRLKSPNSPTAPDAECKESHAAATPPSPPVAEPQSPRAAAIAAPALRPHQSRLARAAFVVLCALMSASWFLDPVVAAAGELFLPWPAVVGTLVVFAMCFCTSVHIFRSFFLPRAPAAAAPQWEGIAAIAAVGVGVAACLIAAGGCAYGYAPVRI, encoded by the coding sequence ATGCGCCTAAAATCCCCCAATTCTCCAACGGCACCGGATGCCGAGTGCAAGGAATCCCACGCCGCCGCGACCCCGCCGTCACCACCAGTCGCGGAACCGCAATcaccacgcgccgccgccatcgccgcccccGCATTACGCCCACACCAATCCCGCCTCGCGCGCGCCGCATTCGTCGTCCTCTGCGCGCTCATGTCCGCCTCATGGTTCCTCGACCCggtcgtggcggccgccggcgagctgtTCCTGCCCTGGCCCGCTGTCGTCGGCACCCTCGTCGTCTTCGCCATGTGTTTCTGCACCTCGGTGCACATCTTTCGCTCCTTCTTcctgccgcgcgcgccggccgccgcggcgccgcagTGGGAGGGGATCGCGGCAATCGCCGCCGTGGGGGTCGGGGTCGCGGCCTGCCTCATCGCCGCCGGAGGGTGCGCTTATGGGTATGCTCCAGTTCGTATCTGA